A single genomic interval of Leptospira montravelensis harbors:
- a CDS encoding SDR family NAD(P)-dependent oxidoreductase — protein MKYALITGASTGLGKDFALTLAKKGYIPVLVARSAERLKALAAEIKTKYGIQSIVISQDLGKPNAAEVLYKAVKKLKISIHCLVNNAGFGLNGEFFKNSFEKETELIQLNVTTLAQLCHLFLQDMVKEKEGYILNVASTAAYQPGPLMSNYYASKAYVLSLSEGLAEEVRDYGVTVTCVCPGPTQTEFFERANMTKINLVKSSFLIMKSQEVVDIGLDALFGKKVVKITGFFNFLLAQSVRFSPRFLVRMIAKYLHKAG, from the coding sequence ATGAAATACGCGTTAATTACAGGTGCATCCACTGGACTCGGAAAAGATTTTGCGCTGACTTTGGCAAAAAAGGGTTATATACCCGTTTTAGTCGCAAGAAGTGCAGAAAGACTAAAGGCGCTCGCCGCAGAAATTAAAACCAAATACGGAATACAAAGTATTGTCATTTCTCAAGATTTGGGCAAACCCAATGCGGCAGAAGTTTTATACAAAGCTGTGAAAAAATTAAAAATATCAATTCATTGTTTAGTAAACAATGCTGGTTTTGGTCTCAATGGAGAATTTTTTAAAAATTCTTTTGAAAAAGAAACCGAATTAATTCAACTCAATGTCACCACTTTAGCACAACTTTGCCATTTGTTTTTGCAAGATATGGTGAAAGAGAAAGAAGGTTATATCCTAAATGTAGCATCCACTGCTGCTTATCAGCCTGGACCTTTAATGTCCAACTACTACGCATCCAAGGCTTATGTTCTTTCACTGAGCGAAGGACTAGCGGAAGAAGTGCGTGATTATGGAGTGACAGTCACTTGCGTTTGTCCTGGCCCAACACAAACAGAATTTTTCGAAAGAGCCAATATGACCAAAATCAATTTAGTAAAGTCATCATTTCTCATTATGAAATCGCAGGAGGTAGTTGACATTGGCCTCGATGCATTATTTGGAAAAAAGGTCGTAAAAATTACAGGATTCTTTAATTTTCTTTTAGCGCAGTCGGTCCGATTTTCTCCTCGGTTTTTAGTCCGTATGATTGCGAAATATTTACACAAAGCAGGATGA
- a CDS encoding methyl-accepting chemotaxis protein, translated as MFHFKTNDSTREFLIQNRKSIREHIIRNTTIESKNHREVEELLELQKKLRSLITASADEIAVSILGSSTNLKNIEHLQSEFVSGLSHFSDISANLASSAEELDAVIHSVSFQISETLNTFDATGQRNIELVKSLENTAKEIEIIAKQSLWVKVENQKNEVEIQLLYNDLQKINENIQLVKEISDRTNLLALNASIEAARAGEEGRGFSVVADGVSKLAENTKVAVKTIQESAQHIRSRFLEFQENSKTRTSVLIEIIEKIQAIETSVVSNRKESNANLSEIQVLITQFHDLELKLREVGIASQNIANDSTSISNQVHILSDHSVQTKSDFDAIFDKIENTVKLITNQNSVWLLEFIFQRRLDHIHWVQAVDQAISSGNVNLFPQLDHTLCKMGLWYYQSSVLDSKQKAIHDQLETPHRELHKCASRIKESIIQNDKSMITSERAKLQGFFLELGKIFDSYIQYLEIKTMEDQQLTSIN; from the coding sequence ATGTTTCATTTTAAAACAAATGATTCCACTAGGGAATTTTTAATACAAAACCGAAAGTCGATTCGAGAACATATCATTCGAAATACTACAATTGAAAGTAAAAATCATCGGGAGGTTGAAGAACTTTTAGAATTACAAAAAAAATTAAGAAGTTTAATTACCGCTTCAGCAGATGAAATTGCTGTTTCTATTCTCGGTTCCTCTACCAACTTAAAAAATATAGAACACTTACAATCGGAATTTGTATCTGGTCTCTCCCATTTTAGCGATATTTCTGCAAATTTAGCAAGTAGTGCAGAAGAGCTCGATGCTGTCATTCATTCAGTTTCCTTTCAAATTTCAGAAACCTTAAATACCTTTGATGCCACTGGCCAAAGGAATATTGAATTAGTAAAAAGTTTAGAAAATACTGCAAAAGAAATAGAAATAATCGCAAAACAATCATTATGGGTTAAGGTTGAAAACCAAAAAAATGAAGTAGAGATTCAACTTTTATATAATGATTTGCAAAAGATTAATGAGAACATTCAATTAGTAAAAGAAATATCAGATCGAACCAATTTACTTGCCCTAAATGCGTCAATCGAAGCAGCAAGAGCTGGTGAAGAAGGAAGAGGATTTTCTGTCGTAGCTGATGGAGTTTCTAAGTTAGCTGAAAACACAAAAGTAGCAGTAAAAACCATTCAAGAATCTGCCCAACATATCAGATCGAGATTTTTAGAATTTCAAGAAAATTCAAAAACCAGAACTTCAGTTCTCATTGAAATCATTGAAAAGATCCAAGCGATTGAAACATCTGTTGTCTCCAACCGTAAAGAATCGAATGCAAATTTAAGTGAAATTCAAGTTTTAATTACGCAATTTCATGATTTAGAATTGAAACTCCGTGAAGTAGGAATTGCTTCTCAGAATATTGCCAATGATTCAACTAGTATTTCAAATCAAGTTCATATACTTTCTGACCATAGTGTGCAAACAAAATCTGATTTTGATGCTATCTTTGATAAAATTGAAAATACAGTGAAACTTATAACAAACCAAAACTCAGTTTGGTTATTAGAGTTTATTTTTCAAAGAAGATTAGATCATATTCATTGGGTTCAAGCTGTGGACCAAGCCATATCAAGTGGTAATGTAAATCTGTTCCCGCAATTAGATCATACACTTTGTAAAATGGGTTTGTGGTATTATCAGAGTTCCGTGTTGGATTCAAAACAAAAAGCAATTCATGACCAACTGGAAACTCCGCATCGTGAATTACATAAATGTGCGAGTCGTATCAAAGAATCAATCATCCAAAATGACAAATCGATGATTACTTCCGAAAGAGCTAAGTTACAGGGATTTTTCCTTGAATTAGGAAAAATATTTGATAGTTATATCCAATACTTGGAAATCAAAACTATGGAAGATCAGCAACTAACCTCAATTAATTGA
- a CDS encoding SpoIIE family protein phosphatase — MSESILSVDHILTNYYTFGSLIVTVLLAVLTTFFFSLKDRTVATKHMGLACLFLCLFQFGYLLGAFYYHPIASYHRWITGGFIIFGIIHFGQFFFRFPDNEDNRIANIIQVTLYAVAIVVVLWFLVTVSQGERKYHFTAHHWDFNSEGASRLLSLFIAGFSFINFLVLPGYRLFHVTKEKRGTLSIMLMAALIAGVVPNITNVMSRDGAMERSTYLTALVLLFTFTFFIITITFINNSSERTTFMVKIVGISFVTILLIMQAFSYLVDQEKETSFDNTAIQKALRVAEGGERSKDILFVIESDSSGQSLKKAYLPSSVNLDLPLVQADLYNTALYDEVVSISETDYRNSLKSSLTKTPYYFEGYKNAILQFLDENPDSEGAELKAEVSKLIEKLNKRTFINTNKLGDILPDQFCEEGVKYVEKVKNVDTFRDAILKHVNDCKWDGKEISGADLRVEMLKFFRYFKPDLTRHYRKDLDGVSHYIAYMTYDAKNKINREVGFNYRDYRAYMHKSAKLELVILAIVMFVLLVVFPLFFRSALVNPLYALLAGVEKVNQGNLEVEVPIKVNDEIGYLAESFNGMVSSIRDARRELQDYAENLEEKVKERTKELQEKMDEIHRLKVQQDGDYFLTSLLAKPLFFNANKSDNIRCDFFVHQKKTFEFRNKTGDLGGDICITGNLKLGKPDDFNRYTMVMNGDAMGKSMQGAGGSLVMGVVMNSIMARSAGNKRILNRTPEEWLTDVYEEVNAVFKSFSGTMVISATVMLIDDESGKIWYFNAEHPYSILYRDGKASFIEDELKLRKLGLDSEYPFEVQTFQLLPGDQLILGSDGRDDIDLTPDEDVRTINEDETMVLRFVEQADGDIYEVEKLVKKAGDITDDISMMSVVFKSDKSPIHHSPEKEDLSQQPVDDFFDTPGDDWDEALTTSGAFEEGKVLYQNGEIERAITVMKKAFLGDPSNQKLNKFLGLVSYKGKEYDIAAKVLTEFLKENEGSGEYWYYLAMSEKKLGNYESALKAAQEALKYDPENFQNLINLADVSRLLGNVDRAVTYVTRAQSIDPTNKNVLKLSKLLEKATSLN; from the coding sequence ATGAGTGAAAGCATATTATCCGTTGACCACATACTAACAAATTATTACACATTCGGTAGTTTAATTGTCACTGTCCTCCTTGCGGTCTTGACTACATTCTTTTTCTCTTTAAAAGACAGAACTGTCGCCACAAAACATATGGGCCTGGCGTGTTTGTTTTTATGTTTATTCCAATTCGGATACCTATTAGGGGCTTTTTACTACCATCCCATAGCTTCTTACCACCGTTGGATTACCGGAGGATTTATTATCTTTGGTATCATCCACTTTGGTCAGTTTTTCTTCCGGTTCCCAGATAATGAAGACAACCGAATTGCCAATATTATCCAAGTCACGCTCTATGCTGTTGCCATTGTAGTAGTTCTTTGGTTTTTAGTTACTGTTTCTCAAGGAGAAAGAAAATACCATTTCACTGCTCACCACTGGGATTTTAACTCTGAAGGTGCAAGTCGACTCTTAAGTTTGTTCATCGCAGGTTTTTCCTTTATTAACTTTCTCGTTTTGCCAGGTTACCGCTTATTCCATGTGACAAAGGAAAAACGAGGAACGCTCAGTATTATGTTAATGGCAGCTTTAATTGCCGGCGTAGTCCCAAATATAACAAACGTTATGAGTCGTGATGGAGCAATGGAACGATCCACCTACCTCACTGCCCTAGTGTTGTTATTTACTTTTACATTTTTTATCATTACTATTACTTTCATTAACAACAGTAGTGAAAGAACTACCTTCATGGTAAAAATTGTAGGAATTTCCTTTGTTACCATCCTACTCATCATGCAGGCTTTCAGTTACTTGGTAGACCAGGAAAAAGAAACTTCCTTTGATAACACAGCGATTCAAAAAGCCCTTCGTGTTGCCGAAGGTGGCGAGCGGTCCAAGGATATTCTATTTGTCATTGAATCTGATTCATCAGGACAAAGTCTTAAAAAGGCCTACTTACCTTCTTCTGTAAATTTAGATTTACCTTTAGTTCAAGCTGACCTTTATAATACCGCTTTGTACGATGAAGTGGTCAGTATTTCCGAGACTGACTACAGAAATTCCCTCAAGTCTAGTTTAACGAAAACACCTTATTACTTTGAAGGTTATAAAAATGCTATTCTTCAATTTTTGGATGAAAATCCAGATTCAGAAGGTGCAGAATTAAAAGCAGAAGTTTCTAAACTAATCGAAAAACTAAACAAAAGAACCTTTATCAACACAAACAAACTAGGTGATATTCTACCCGATCAGTTCTGTGAAGAAGGAGTCAAATACGTTGAAAAAGTTAAAAACGTAGACACTTTCCGGGATGCTATTCTTAAACATGTAAACGATTGTAAATGGGACGGAAAAGAAATATCAGGTGCGGACCTCCGAGTCGAAATGCTCAAGTTTTTTCGATATTTCAAACCTGACTTAACAAGACACTATAGAAAAGATTTAGATGGTGTTTCGCATTACATTGCTTATATGACTTATGATGCGAAAAACAAAATCAATAGAGAAGTTGGTTTTAACTACCGTGACTATCGTGCTTACATGCACAAATCGGCAAAACTCGAATTAGTCATTCTCGCAATTGTAATGTTTGTTTTGTTAGTTGTGTTTCCTCTTTTCTTCCGTTCCGCACTTGTAAATCCACTTTATGCACTACTTGCAGGTGTTGAAAAAGTTAACCAAGGAAATCTAGAAGTAGAAGTTCCAATTAAAGTAAATGATGAAATAGGATACTTAGCAGAATCTTTCAACGGAATGGTATCATCGATTCGTGATGCTAGACGAGAACTACAAGATTACGCAGAAAATCTAGAAGAGAAAGTAAAAGAACGTACGAAAGAACTTCAAGAAAAAATGGATGAGATCCATCGTTTGAAAGTACAACAAGACGGTGACTACTTCCTCACTTCCTTATTGGCAAAACCTTTATTTTTTAATGCAAACAAGTCGGATAATATACGTTGCGATTTCTTTGTTCATCAAAAGAAAACTTTTGAATTCCGCAATAAAACCGGTGATCTCGGTGGCGATATTTGTATCACAGGAAACCTAAAATTAGGAAAACCTGATGATTTCAATAGATACACAATGGTGATGAACGGAGATGCAATGGGAAAATCCATGCAAGGAGCTGGTGGCTCTTTGGTTATGGGAGTTGTGATGAATTCCATTATGGCGCGTTCTGCAGGTAACAAAAGAATTCTAAACCGCACACCAGAAGAATGGCTCACTGATGTTTACGAAGAAGTAAACGCAGTATTCAAATCTTTTAGCGGAACAATGGTTATTTCCGCAACAGTCATGTTAATCGATGATGAATCTGGTAAAATCTGGTATTTTAATGCGGAACACCCATACAGTATTCTTTACCGTGATGGAAAAGCTAGTTTCATTGAAGATGAATTGAAACTTCGTAAATTAGGTTTGGATTCTGAATATCCTTTCGAAGTACAAACCTTCCAACTATTGCCTGGTGACCAATTAATCCTTGGGTCCGATGGTCGAGATGATATCGATCTCACTCCAGATGAAGACGTTCGAACTATCAATGAAGATGAAACAATGGTTCTTCGCTTTGTGGAACAAGCAGACGGTGATATTTATGAAGTCGAAAAACTCGTAAAAAAAGCCGGAGATATTACTGATGATATATCAATGATGAGTGTTGTTTTCAAAAGCGATAAATCTCCGATTCACCATAGTCCAGAAAAAGAAGACTTATCACAACAACCAGTGGATGATTTTTTCGACACCCCAGGGGATGATTGGGATGAAGCACTTACTACTTCAGGTGCTTTCGAAGAAGGAAAAGTATTATACCAAAATGGTGAAATCGAACGAGCCATCACAGTAATGAAAAAAGCTTTTCTTGGCGATCCAAGTAACCAAAAACTAAACAAGTTTTTAGGCCTTGTCAGTTATAAAGGGAAAGAATACGACATTGCAGCAAAAGTACTAACTGAGTTTTTAAAAGAAAACGAAGGCTCTGGAGAATATTGGTATTATTTAGCGATGTCTGAGAAAAAACTTGGGAACTATGAAAGTGCATTAAAAGCAGCCCAAGAAGCTTTAAAATACGACCCTGAGAATTTCCAAAACCTAATTAACCTTGCAGACGTTAGCAGGCTTCTTGGAAATGTGGACCGTGCCGTTACTTATGTAACCCGAGCACAATCCATTGATCCAACTAATAAAAACGTCCTCAAACTTTCAAAGTTATTAGAAAAAGCAACTAGCCTCAATTAA
- a CDS encoding LIC10067 family putative lipoprotein, translated as MRRILYTIGFSLVLGSSFYCKASSGEDPLVALLSSPPVISSVTPQIGTPTQNNINAVYSATEVVIKGENFGIDPVIRFNDVVAAISANLGTELYTKVPDGAYSGFITVSKSGGSCLPNSKEGANCAGTEFFIDCYASTNKQYGSEIELKQGQSLSVEFGSIETKAFHTDTLLGSRNLVIGCQSAVTVRVFSRSCQATDYVLQNDPVIPFPGGVATQFYITANAATCSLVL; from the coding sequence ATGAGAAGGATTTTATACACGATCGGATTCTCTCTAGTACTTGGAAGCAGTTTTTATTGCAAAGCTTCTTCTGGGGAAGACCCTCTTGTTGCTCTATTAAGTTCACCGCCTGTGATTTCCTCTGTAACTCCACAAATCGGAACTCCTACTCAAAACAATATAAATGCAGTCTATTCTGCAACTGAGGTGGTAATCAAAGGAGAAAATTTCGGCATCGATCCTGTAATAAGATTTAACGATGTTGTGGCTGCCATCAGTGCCAATTTAGGAACGGAATTATATACGAAAGTTCCAGACGGTGCTTATTCTGGATTTATTACCGTATCAAAATCAGGTGGTTCTTGTTTACCAAATTCGAAAGAAGGTGCTAACTGTGCTGGAACTGAATTCTTTATCGACTGCTATGCGAGTACTAACAAACAATACGGATCTGAAATTGAACTAAAACAAGGACAAAGTTTATCAGTTGAATTTGGTTCCATTGAAACAAAAGCATTCCATACAGACACATTACTTGGCTCTCGAAACCTGGTCATTGGTTGTCAAAGCGCTGTCACTGTGAGGGTATTTAGTAGGTCATGTCAGGCGACAGACTATGTCCTTCAGAACGACCCAGTCATTCCTTTTCCTGGGGGAGTGGCAACACAATTCTATATTACTGCAAATGCTGCCACTTGTAGTCTGGTTCTTTAA
- the dcd gene encoding dCTP deaminase: MILTGKEILKRLGTDIKIEPYDANLLNPNSYNLRLHEDLLIYSEFPLDMKKPNPVQTLKIPEEGLVMEPGKLYLGRTIEFTETHNLVPMLEGRSSIGRLGMFVHITAGFGDVGFKGFWTLEIQVTHPLRVYAGVQICQIFYHTVEGEISEYKSGKYQANQGIQPSLLYKDFEKK, from the coding sequence GTGATTTTAACAGGAAAAGAAATTTTAAAAAGATTGGGAACTGATATTAAAATCGAACCTTATGATGCGAATCTATTAAATCCTAACTCATATAATCTACGATTACATGAAGATCTTTTGATATATTCAGAATTTCCATTGGATATGAAAAAACCGAACCCCGTGCAGACTTTAAAAATACCGGAAGAAGGTTTGGTTATGGAACCTGGTAAATTGTATTTAGGACGAACCATAGAGTTTACAGAGACCCACAATTTAGTTCCTATGTTGGAAGGCCGATCTTCTATCGGGCGTTTAGGAATGTTTGTTCATATCACAGCAGGATTTGGCGATGTTGGTTTTAAGGGTTTTTGGACTCTTGAAATTCAAGTCACTCATCCACTTCGTGTGTATGCAGGGGTTCAAATTTGTCAGATTTTTTATCATACTGTGGAAGGGGAAATCAGTGAATACAAATCAGGAAAGTACCAAGCCAACCAAGGTATCCAACCTTCTTTACTATATAAAGACTTTGAAAAAAAATAG
- a CDS encoding MFS transporter translates to MSQSVSHPLHTIQKERAIIFILAALQFLHILDFVIMMPLGPVFMESFKINSAAFGLLVSSYSISAGVFGLIGALFLDSYDRKISLLVLFFGFSFGTLLCAFAPNYGFLLFARIVAGGFGGMIGATVLSIIGDIIPVFRRGTATGIVMSSFSIASVIGVPTGLKLANKFGWHFPFLSLAIAGFLILPIGYKVLPSIRYHLDSDVHPKQSQLKSLKQVIMKKDHMAPFIFMVFLMFGGFTVIPFLSPFLVSNVGLAINDLPYIYLFGGLFTFFTSWIIGKLSDKFGKLKIYQIITIIAVIPIVIVVTLTKTSLPVVLTFTTLFMIFVSGRMVPAFSMITSAVEPRIRGSFMSVNSAIQQISSGAASYIAGLILVQSADNQLENYELVGMISVFSLLFSVYLAKKIKIAG, encoded by the coding sequence ATGAGCCAATCTGTTTCCCATCCGCTTCATACCATCCAAAAAGAAAGAGCCATCATTTTTATCTTAGCAGCCCTCCAATTTTTACACATCCTAGATTTTGTCATCATGATGCCACTCGGACCTGTGTTTATGGAGAGTTTCAAAATTAATTCAGCAGCTTTTGGTTTACTAGTTTCTTCCTATTCTATCAGTGCGGGAGTGTTCGGACTCATAGGTGCTTTGTTTTTAGATTCTTATGATCGAAAAATTAGCCTTCTTGTTTTATTCTTTGGGTTTTCTTTCGGAACTTTGTTATGTGCTTTTGCTCCTAATTACGGTTTTCTGCTTTTTGCAAGAATTGTTGCCGGTGGATTCGGAGGAATGATTGGCGCCACTGTACTTTCTATCATTGGAGATATCATTCCAGTATTCAGAAGAGGAACTGCCACAGGTATTGTGATGAGTTCTTTTTCTATAGCTTCGGTGATTGGAGTTCCCACTGGGCTAAAACTAGCGAATAAATTTGGATGGCATTTTCCTTTCCTATCTTTGGCGATTGCTGGATTTTTGATTTTGCCTATCGGTTATAAAGTTTTACCATCCATTCGTTATCATTTGGATTCAGATGTTCACCCAAAACAATCGCAGTTAAAATCCTTAAAACAAGTAATTATGAAAAAGGACCATATGGCCCCATTCATTTTTATGGTGTTTTTGATGTTTGGTGGATTTACTGTCATACCTTTTCTAAGTCCATTTCTGGTATCTAACGTTGGTTTAGCGATTAATGATTTGCCTTATATTTATTTATTTGGTGGATTATTTACTTTTTTCACCAGTTGGATTATTGGGAAATTGTCGGATAAATTCGGAAAATTAAAAATCTACCAAATCATTACCATCATTGCTGTCATTCCTATTGTGATTGTTGTGACTTTGACAAAAACTTCATTACCAGTGGTTCTCACTTTTACTACTCTGTTTATGATATTTGTTTCAGGAAGGATGGTTCCTGCATTTTCTATGATTACCTCTGCAGTAGAACCAAGAATTCGTGGGAGTTTTATGTCTGTGAATTCTGCCATCCAACAAATTTCATCAGGTGCCGCTTCATACATTGCAGGACTTATTCTGGTGCAATCAGCTGATAACCAACTTGAGAATTATGAACTGGTAGGAATGATTTCTGTGTTTAGTTTGTTATTTAGTGTTTATTTGGCCAAAAAAATAAAAATTGCAGGGTAA
- a CDS encoding DUF3347 domain-containing protein, translating to MNSNSNSGKKNQNMNVFRISLIVLAIFALSCKEEAVPFETAHQNIVAKLLAENQILLEEYLKDNPKPNWKIFSEALDAMIASGHPKLKSWGENLRPHLPAAGADLDSSYEKISKIQEILIQIKMEVPNQSQYNRFYCPMVDKSWLMTGREVKNPYAPEMRDCGELLQ from the coding sequence TTGAATTCCAATTCCAACTCAGGAAAAAAGAATCAAAATATGAATGTATTTCGGATTTCACTCATCGTTTTAGCTATTTTTGCCCTTTCTTGCAAGGAAGAGGCAGTTCCTTTTGAAACGGCCCACCAAAACATAGTGGCAAAACTCCTCGCAGAGAACCAAATCCTTCTAGAAGAGTATCTAAAAGACAATCCTAAGCCAAATTGGAAAATATTTTCAGAAGCCCTGGATGCGATGATTGCCAGTGGACATCCCAAATTAAAGTCTTGGGGTGAAAATCTACGCCCTCACCTACCAGCAGCTGGTGCCGATTTAGATTCAAGTTATGAAAAAATTTCCAAAATTCAGGAAATATTGATCCAAATAAAAATGGAAGTGCCAAACCAATCTCAATACAATCGATTTTACTGTCCTATGGTTGATAAATCTTGGCTAATGACAGGAAGAGAAGTAAAAAATCCCTATGCTCCAGAAATGAGAGACTGTGGTGAATTGTTACAGTAA
- a CDS encoding VOC family protein translates to MIIVEGIGHVSIPVSQLDTSIDFYRDIFDFEVETKKATEAILSLDSFRIRLVVAEVSDRSLPILSFVMDVDDFTEAISELEEKNVKIIKGPEGTDSGECLTFADPSQNLIEIFYSN, encoded by the coding sequence ATGATTATTGTAGAAGGCATTGGCCACGTCAGTATCCCCGTCTCCCAACTCGACACCTCTATCGATTTTTACCGGGACATTTTTGACTTCGAAGTGGAGACAAAGAAGGCTACTGAGGCAATTCTTTCTCTGGATTCCTTTCGTATCCGATTGGTAGTGGCAGAAGTTTCTGACAGGTCCCTACCTATCCTTAGTTTTGTGATGGATGTGGATGATTTCACAGAAGCCATCAGTGAATTAGAGGAAAAAAACGTTAAGATCATCAAAGGACCAGAAGGAACTGATTCTGGGGAATGCCTTACTTTTGCCGATCCAAGCCAAAATTTAATCGAGATTTTTTACTCAAATTAA
- a CDS encoding DUF2147 domain-containing protein, translated as MNQKLVLSVLTAILFAGSSLLAQEADVALGRYLPPEKDSVIEIFKCGDKYCGKTVCIKDNAYPEKEKDKGVPGTPYLDHNNEDPKLRNRPNLGMVFITGFDYVGEGVYKNGKIYNPRDGKTYCGKFTSLEGGNRLDLKGTLCSITFIGKTNNWVKLGGMNLDDPKWDCTFKAKK; from the coding sequence ATGAATCAAAAACTTGTTTTAAGTGTATTAACGGCTATCCTCTTTGCTGGAAGTTCTCTTCTCGCACAAGAGGCTGACGTTGCTTTAGGACGATATCTGCCACCTGAAAAAGACTCAGTTATCGAAATTTTCAAATGTGGTGATAAATACTGCGGTAAAACAGTTTGTATTAAAGACAATGCTTACCCTGAAAAAGAGAAAGATAAAGGTGTTCCTGGCACTCCTTATCTAGATCACAACAACGAAGATCCGAAATTACGTAATCGTCCAAACCTCGGCATGGTTTTTATCACTGGATTTGATTATGTGGGAGAAGGAGTTTATAAAAACGGAAAGATTTACAATCCTCGTGATGGAAAAACCTACTGTGGAAAATTCACATCGCTTGAAGGTGGGAATCGATTGGATCTAAAAGGAACACTTTGTTCAATCACCTTTATTGGAAAAACGAACAATTGGGTAAAACTTGGTGGTATGAATCTTGATGACCCAAAATGGGACTGCACATTCAAAGCTAAAAAATAA
- a CDS encoding enoyl-CoA hydratase-related protein, whose product MNTVTLQTHHSYVALIELNRPEAKNAISIQLLSELQEKIQEIKRSKARALVITGMGDSFCSGADLKERKSMSDFQVKQFLKNINLCFSDLANLSIPTIAAINGFAFGGGLELALSCDIRYASETAQMGLTETKLGIIPGAGGTQRLSRIVGESTALEWIFSGKKLNGKEAVARGLVSQVCSLDHLKESSLALAREISESAPIAVSAAKKAVRSGLELPMESALEWERLCYFETIGTEDRIEALQAFAEKRKPNFKGE is encoded by the coding sequence ATGAACACTGTCACACTTCAAACGCACCACAGTTATGTAGCATTAATCGAACTGAATCGGCCCGAAGCAAAAAATGCCATTTCGATCCAACTCCTTTCAGAATTGCAAGAAAAGATTCAAGAGATAAAAAGAAGCAAAGCTCGTGCTTTGGTCATCACTGGTATGGGAGATTCCTTTTGTTCTGGTGCAGATCTAAAAGAAAGAAAATCTATGTCGGATTTTCAGGTAAAACAATTCTTAAAAAATATCAATCTCTGTTTTTCCGATTTAGCAAATCTTTCGATTCCTACTATTGCTGCGATCAATGGATTCGCTTTTGGGGGTGGATTAGAATTGGCTTTATCATGTGATATTCGTTATGCGAGTGAGACTGCACAAATGGGACTCACTGAAACCAAATTAGGAATCATTCCAGGGGCAGGTGGGACACAGAGATTGTCTCGAATTGTTGGCGAATCTACTGCTTTGGAATGGATATTTTCTGGAAAAAAACTAAACGGAAAAGAGGCAGTAGCCCGAGGTTTGGTTTCTCAAGTATGCAGCTTAGACCACTTGAAGGAATCTTCTCTTGCCTTAGCGCGGGAGATTTCAGAATCTGCACCTATCGCTGTTTCTGCTGCAAAAAAAGCAGTCCGCAGTGGATTAGAATTACCTATGGAATCGGCATTGGAGTGGGAGAGGCTTTGTTATTTTGAAACAATCGGTACAGAAGACCGAATAGAAGCCTTACAGGCATTTGCTGAAAAAAGAAAACCTAATTTTAAGGGAGAATGA